In Alphaproteobacteria bacterium US3C007, one genomic interval encodes:
- the radC gene encoding DNA repair protein RadC, whose product MALSKSSSPKQISLFPSEAVGLSAAPAKPLPSYLKDHRKRLRERFDRAGLAAMPDYELLELVLFRALRRQDVKPLARCLLERFHGFNGVISAPIDQLLSVPGIGGAVVTELKIVEAAAHRLSQTRILGRQILSSWDRLLEHCQITIAHRALEGFWVLFLDRKNVLIVQEQQSEGTVDHVPVYQREILKRALQLNASALILVHNHPSGNPQPSPQDRTLTAQIVAAADAVGICIHDHLIIGRGDSFSFRSEGLL is encoded by the coding sequence ATGGCACTTTCCAAGAGTTCATCACCAAAGCAGATATCCCTGTTTCCCTCTGAGGCTGTGGGATTATCGGCGGCCCCAGCCAAGCCGCTACCCTCTTATTTGAAAGACCATCGCAAACGCCTGCGCGAACGCTTTGACCGCGCAGGCCTGGCGGCGATGCCGGATTATGAATTGCTCGAACTGGTCTTGTTTCGCGCGCTGCGCCGCCAAGATGTGAAACCTCTGGCGCGCTGTTTATTAGAGCGGTTTCACGGTTTTAACGGGGTGATTTCTGCTCCGATTGATCAGCTCTTATCGGTGCCGGGTATCGGGGGCGCCGTGGTAACCGAGTTGAAAATCGTTGAGGCGGCTGCCCATCGTTTATCGCAGACGCGCATTTTGGGTAGGCAAATCCTTTCCAGTTGGGATCGGTTATTAGAGCATTGTCAAATCACCATTGCCCACCGCGCCTTAGAGGGGTTTTGGGTCCTGTTTCTTGATCGTAAGAACGTTTTGATCGTGCAAGAGCAGCAGAGTGAAGGCACGGTTGATCATGTGCCGGTTTACCAGCGTGAGATTTTGAAACGCGCGTTACAGCTCAATGCATCCGCGCTAATTCTGGTGCATAACCACCCCTCTGGAAATCCGCAGCCATCGCCTCAGGATAGAACTCTGACCGCGCAGATCGTGGCGGCGGCCGATGCAGTGGGCATTTGCATTCACGATCATTTGATCATTGGCCGCGGAGACAGTTTCAGTTTTCGATCAGAAGGGTTGCTTTAG